CTGAAGGACCAACCAACCGTGCACCAGGTGCACGCACCGGAGATCGAACTGACCTCACCGACGACGGCGCGCGGCGTCTGGGCGCTCAATGACATCGTGCGGTTGGCACCCGGCCTGAACCTCGACGGGTGGGGGCACTATCACGAAACCTACGAGAAGATCGACGGTCAGTGGCGCATCAAGAGCTCGACACTGACTCGTTTGCGCACTGACATCTTCAATCCGCTGTTCTCCGTGCGCATTTCGGATCGGATGAGCCGCACCGCCGCCAAACTGGCTCGCCGCTGAGCCTTACATCAACCTGTCGAAAACTTGTCGAAGCACTTCTCTTCGACGCGCTTGCTCATCCGCCAGCCCTCGGCGGTGCGAACGAACTCGTCGACGTACCAGATGCCGACGAACAGGATCTGCTTCTCTTCGACGTTGAACACCATCGGGTTGAAGCAGATGGTGCGCGACGACGCGGAGTCGCCGTCGATGCGCACATCGAAGTTGCCCAGCATGTGGTAGTACGCGGGGAAATTCGGCAGCACATCCTTCAGCCATGCCTTGACCTGCGGGAAGCGGCCGTCGATTCCACCGGTGACCCGGTAGTCGATGTAGGCATCCGGGGTGAAGACGTGATCCAGGTCGTCGAACTGCTTGCGGTCGATCGCCGTCGAGTAGTCGACCATCAACTGCTGGATCTCGAGCCGATCCGATATCTCTTCCAAGCTCAACATGCGTTGATTGAACACGATCGCAGCGCGGCTATAGGCTCACCCGTCATGCGGAGGTTTCTCGCCTGCATCGCGTCCACGCTGTGCTTGGTCGCCGGTGGGACCGCGGTCGCGTCGGCGGTACCCGCAGGCGTCACCCAACCATCGGGTTCGGTGCCCATTCCCGACGGCCCGGCCCGCGCCTGGATCCTCGCCGATATGGACACCGGCGCGGTGTTGGCGTCGCGCGACGAG
The nucleotide sequence above comes from Mycolicibacterium moriokaense. Encoded proteins:
- a CDS encoding nuclear transport factor 2 family protein — encoded protein: MLSLEEISDRLEIQQLMVDYSTAIDRKQFDDLDHVFTPDAYIDYRVTGGIDGRFPQVKAWLKDVLPNFPAYYHMLGNFDVRIDGDSASSRTICFNPMVFNVEEKQILFVGIWYVDEFVRTAEGWRMSKRVEEKCFDKFSTG
- a CDS encoding nuclear transport factor 2 family protein; protein product: MDAATTLLEIEAIKQLKARYCRFLDTKDWQAWRTIFADDFHSDTSPSGGKVIDGADKFVAFVRKNLKDQPTVHQVHAPEIELTSPTTARGVWALNDIVRLAPGLNLDGWGHYHETYEKIDGQWRIKSSTLTRLRTDIFNPLFSVRISDRMSRTAAKLARR